A window of Quercus robur chromosome 12, dhQueRobu3.1, whole genome shotgun sequence genomic DNA:
aaaatttttcctttttttatatattttttctctctatcaaATCATGAATCCTATATTGGGATATTGggccttttatttttctaagaaCTAACTTCTACAAAAGTGAAGTTTTCGGAacaagggagaaaaaaaaaagaattactaaccaaaaagaaaaacactactgtgagatttttatttttaataacataaccaaaagaaaataatttctttgAGTTTATAggttaagggtccgtttggttgggatgatagaaaagtgggaggatagaaaatgaagagaggatggaaaagtgggaggatagaaaagattttagtttccctcatttatgtttggttggaatggtggaaaagtggagggatataaaacttttttgtttgattgaaaataaagtttgtataaatttatcatcatgtccctattaaataaaacaaaaaagtaacacattatattttttaaaattgtgtatagattgacaattcattaaaaaaaaaaaaaaaaaaaaaaaaaaaaaaaaggcataagaaattaacccaaaactgatttctaaaaaataaagaacaaaaacaaaaaccaaccaaaattaatgagaaaataatcATATGAgcaccacaaaaaaaagaaaaaaaaaagaggaagccAACACACGTTAgtaacagaagaaaaaaaaaaagaaaaaaaatgttggtaccagagaaagaaaaaaaaaaaaatttaaaaaggaagCCAACACACGTTAgtaataggggaaaaaaaaaaagccaattcGTTGGAGACTTGGAGGTGAATTCCAAAGGTTTTTTTTGGAACCTCATTTCATGAGCTTTCATttctcaattttctctccattttggagagaacTTTTTTGGTGGACCCGGAGAGAAAATACCTAGGccccaccatttattttccttcctccccatctaaccaaacacactccaacaaagtttttcttccaattttctctccaaagttttccatccaccatatttcacctccaaacaaacacaccctaagggGAGAATAAGATCTTTCACTTTGCTCACGTGGGTATAACCGACTTTCTCTTTCCTAAGAACTTCTACCTCACCTTGAGTTCGTCAAAAGAAAGGTTTAATACATTGGACAAGAAttcattatcttcatataatataatatggAATGCATGTAATAATATCTAGTTGTTTTTTCAAAGAATTTGAGACGAAACCTTTATGAGAATTTCGAAACATAACGTGTAACGCGCAGCAGGTTAAGATCCAAGTCTTATGAACACAATCTTGGCGGacaatttaatatttcattCTAACAAGATGATTCATGACAGTCCTAATTAATTACTTTCTTTGAGGTACTTTACTTGAACTTGAAGAGTAGAAAGAATAAAGAGCTAAAACAGATGCTAAGTTATCATATTTTATAAAAGTGAAGTTATTATACTATATTGTAACaaaagtacccaaaaaaaaaaaaaaaaaaacctaaccaaaagaaaataactaTTATATTTGAGATTACGTTCCGGGTAGGGTAAGATCTTTCATTTTCCTAGCTAGGATAATTCATATGTAATATGAGATGCATGTAATTTCACTTTGTATAGTGAGAAGCCTTGATCAAAATGTATTATCATACATAACGATAACATGAAAAGCACACTTACATACCCAGTTATCTACTACAAAATGTATACATTTTGTAGTCTGATACGTATCAGACTATCAGTAACTAATTAACAAGCTTTAGTGTCCATAGTTGTAGAATGAAAAGTGTGAAAATGTTAAATTAATTCCGTCATGACTAGACTCAATCTTTAAATCTATCAGTAGGATggtaaaatcaaccaaaaattagaaaaactctcaaagaaattttattagggTAATTACTAATTACAGTAAATTCATTCATGGTTGGGCCCATTTTCACCTTGTTTGCatgtaatttaaattaaaacttaacACTTTAATTATGAGATCACCTTTGTTAGGGGCTTCGTAAACCACCTCAGTTAAAAAGATGGATAAATTGATATgtatttttactttcttttattgtctctctcttcaacacacacacacacacgtacacacacaaaaaagttagggttttgtaaaaattaagaacaaacaTAATCTACATCTCATTTCCATCTTCTCCCCCCACAAcccatttcattttttataccCAAACTTTTCAATTAACCTTATTAACTTCCTTTTCTTATATCATTAGCACAATAAAATTTAGCCAACGCAATCCATTTAGGTTGGTTTAGTTCAATAACCAGTTTGTTTTGTTGttaaatgttttattaaaaatgattttagcattttaccatgtttgttttattgtaaaatttggttaaactagaaaatattttttgttgactgttaaattctttgtgaaaatgttgtaaaacgTTTTACATTTAAAGATTTGGTAAAACATCTTACAAAAACATATATAGTGGCTCTCCCCCACATTTGGCGGTTGGGTTGCTGGTTTGGTAGTCAGTGTAGGCAATTTGGTGTCACCAATAGCTGGGCCACCGGTTTTGATAGATTGTGCttgaaaaattttacattttattataCCAAACTCcttaaaaatgttttacacGTAATATCTCTAATGCTCTTGACCACAAAATTTGCAACTATTTTTTCTCCTAAAAtgtaagaaaatataaaaataaaaatatatatagtgtcCATATCCCTAATTCTCtgcatgaaaaataataatttttttttttacttggtgGTGATAATCACTTCAAGAAGAAGctcatatataatattgttctctctctctctctcttttgttatTCCTGctatttcctttattttacaataattttcctttttcaattttttttttctctgtcaGATTACGATTCTGAAATTGGAATAtaggaattttatttttctaagaaCTAACTTCAACAAAAGTGAAGTTTTCGGAACAAGGGGGAAAAAATAAGTACttataaccaaaaagaaaatgactGCTGTGAGTTTAGGATAAAGGGAAACACACTTTTACTTTTCTCATGTGGGTACATATAGCACATTAATTtcgtttttttttcccctaaagaAACTTCCCTAGTTCCCTTCTCCCCTAGTTTTAGATAAAGAAAGTGCAACACGGGCAGTGTCTCATTTTCCTAATTCACGTGAACATGGATACATGTAATAAATATTCTTCCTTTACTATATGGATTAAGTCTCTCTCACCACCACAACCTTGATACGGGGTTTAAGTCTTCAGGAAGgagtttcacatatatatacacttaaattaggctagaatagaattctatcttgtaaaaaaaaaaaactctctctctcttcctttactaTATGGATTAAGTCTCTCTCACCACCACAACCTTGATACGGGGTTTAAGTCTTCAGGAAGgagtttcacatatatatacacttaaattaggctagaatagaattctatcttgtaaaaaaaaaactctctctctctctctctctctctctctctctctctctctctctctctctctctctctctctctctctctctctctctctctctctctctctctctctctctctctctctctctctctctctcgttatATATAGCTTAAAAACTGATACACAATTGCGTGGCACACAACCCCATTCTTAAGACTTAAGAGTATATATTTTTGGTCGTTGTTTTGTTCCTAGTAtagtaagaaagaaaatgggagaaaaaaatAGGCCGATACAATATGATGAGCTTGCCCTCAATTTGCACAAGAATACGATGACTGGTGAATGGAAGAAGGTTGTTGAGTCGTATGAGCAACACAAATTATCAGCCATTGACGCCAGGATTAACAAGTCAGGGGACACGGCATTTCACGTAGCTGTCTCCATTGCGCCCGAAGAAAAGGTTCAACAACTTGTACGTGAAATTACCGGTGTTTCGGAGTTGGGTTTGTggacaaaaaacaataaagggAATACCCCTTTGCATGTGGCAGCTTCAACGGGGAGATTGAACATATGCATCCTTCTTGCTAATAAAGTAACTCAAGATTTGGACATTCAAGATTTGGTGATTAAAGATTTATTTCGTAACAATGTCGGTGAGAGCCCTCTTTTCTTAGCCGCTTTTCATGGCTACAAACCAATCTTCCTTTACCTGCATTTGCTGCTCTTGAAAGCCTCCGACACCGACATCAAATCAATCGATCCTGCCTACAGAAGGAATGATGGTGAGACTGCCCTTCACTGTGCAATTAGATGGGAGTATTTCGGTGAGCATTTTTTTCACTTCACTTATCcattatattgtatttttttttttatagttttttatatatgaataaGTCGTGTTGTAATTTCTTTCCATTATCGAATTTCACTTATAATTCTcatgtaatatattttttatttgataaactCCAAGTACAACTAATGTTTTTTtcctcctcaaaaaaaaaaaaaaaaacctaatgtttttatttatttatttaaaagaagtCAAATTAATGTTGATTGTTGTAAAACATATAGaatgattaaattttaataattttaagtcATATCATAACCATTTGTGCATCTAAAACTTTAGAGAgtatgaaatttattatatcgttatgtttgaattttattacttattaattctttcatttttatgaaagataataaattttcatgTAAAGAATTTACGCTCTTAACCCTTGTAAAGTACTAGCATCAGACTTGAGAAACCAAATTTTTACATCAAATATAACTAAACTCACCTAAAATTAGTTTGTATCAACCTCACAGCCTCTAGATAAaatctcatttatttttatatttctgtGTGTGTCATTGTCTTTGGCACTCTTTGTCAAAGCAGTCTTGATTCTTGTAGTAGAGAACGAGAACCTCTTCATCGGCCTTGCAAAAGAAGCTTCGCTCTACCCCTTTGCTTGTCCCCGTCTCTCTATGCTTCTTGATCTCTCTCAAGACCAAGCCCCTCTTATCCACCTTCTTATTGTTGTTTGTACTTTGTATGTTCCTTAAATTGGTGAGTGAATAATGGGGAAGATTTGCGAATAGAGAAATGAATATGGTGAAAATTGGGTAAAAATGGTGAATTAAATCTTGGTGTGTTGATTTGGGAATTGATTTGAGCTTGGTGTGTCAATCTTTCTCTTGTCCAAGATGAATTGATCTTGGTTtgttgttgtgggttttttttttttttgagaagtgatactccacaacattttcacaatactatCATGTGTATTTATGGGATATAGGCTATTGTGGGAATATAAACTAAGAGTGAGTTTGGGGTTtgcttataataataatttttttttttttttttttttgtaaataatctaaattttagctttttttttttttaactattttttattttttaaacaaacacacacaaaaaagaaagaaactaactCTTAGCTTTTTGTaacacatttaatataaaaatgatcaagtgacaataaataataagCAAAAGTTAAACACACTCTAGACAATTTCATATATAaacataatcataataaatacttattaataattactataattatcaagtttcacatttaagaaaaaaataataatgaaagagaaaaagaatcaATTCTATCAAACTTTCCCGCATATTACTGACTAGTTTAATAATTATGGTTGGCAGACGTGGCATATGAGATGCTTCTAAAGGAACCAAGTCTTGCATATGCTGTGAACGAGGTAGGAATCACCCCTTTGCATCTCCTAGCAAGTAAGCCTTCGGTCTTCAAAAGTGGTTCCCACAATGGATGGTGGAAGAGCATCATTTATCATTGTAAGTATTACTCAATTTTTTAGCCGCAAATCACAAACTCTCTTTAATATTGGAGATCGGAGTTGTACCTACATTACacgttttattttttccattgtTGTTGTCCATTGTCCAACATCACCTCTCGTTATATCCTCTGTTTTTGTGTGAAAGGTATATATGTTGAAGACTTGATGCCCGAAACTACTCGTCAAGAATTGATTGATTCTGTCATTAATAAAGAAATACATAAATCTTCCGAAACCGCAGACAACAATTTCCCAAAGAACTACCAAACATGCATCCACTTCTATCAAGTGTTGCGGAGTATAGCTCACTCTGGTAAggaaatagatattttttctttacttcaacTAAAAGTAACGTTACTTAAAGTTATATACCATTGCAAAACATGTGACGGACTTAAGCCTATTTGGCATGAAcataattatgttatattaatcgttattcttttcattaataTCTAATGTGGGACATTATTACTTAATTAACCAATCACACTGGACTTAAATATCACAAATCACTTGTGGCACTTTGGTTAGTCTCCCCTTGAATGGAAGTGTTTTTCTTGACAATCCAAGTGTCATGCATCACTGGCATTAAAGTGTGCGATTTACTCAACAATGCTTGAGGCAGACATAAGAGTCTTTTTTTACACAACTACACCACTACAAGTAAAACCCCAGGAGTCTTTTTTTAGTTCTACTTAGTGGGATCACCCACTAATGAACATTTGCCCTCACACCATCGCCTATGATATCTATGAATATCACAACAAATATTGATGTATCTAATTAAtcatgtgattttattttaaaatttaacaattattaACACTTCTGATTTTCTAGCTTTACTTTAAAGATGCATTAAACAGAATGATTAACACTTTAATATATACAGCAGAATCCACAAATCCAGAAAAacaatcttgatttttttttttctcttttcttccctTAAGGTTTGTAATTTTAACCGAATTGCTTTCCTTTTCTAGTGATTGAAAGATGCAaagtttcttctcaaaaaaaagaaagatgcaaagCCCAGACTGCAGATGTAGAGAGTCCCAAGCCCAACGTATCGAATGTTACTGACCAATCAGTACAAAAAGGTGAGaaatgcataatattaaaaGTGCATTTGAGTTAAGattgttacaaaaaaaaaaaaaaaaaatcccacatcAATTAGGTTTTGGATTTAATATGAGTAGTTAATCTGGTTCATCTAACAAATTTACTAGCCTTTAGTTCAATTGCTTCTAACACAATTTTAAGGGGTTGATTTAATAGTTTCTAAAGCCTCATGATATTCATGAAATCCTCATAATTAACCCTTCTTATTTGTACATTATAATGAACCAAGTATTTTTGTTTGGTACAGATTCTACAGAATCACTTCATCAATTTCTTCGGAGACATTACGAGGGCTGTTTTACCATTTTCCATCTTTTGTACACAATATTCATCCGGATTATTCTGGGCCTTGGCTATGGTATGCTATATGTCAATTTGTTAGctattttctttctaaaaaaaatttgttagctATTTAAGTAATTATATACGTACATTAATTACTAATATATTTGCCTTTTCgtaatgtatattatatttaataattattataacattAAGAGGGTATAAGGAGTAGAAAACGGAAGCATGTATATTCTGTTCAAATCATGAAAATTCTGATGGAAAGTACAAGCAAAGAAGCTAAGTCCGATTTCACAAGTGGGACGAACCCTCACCAAACAATCAACCAGCAAGACTGGATGCCGGAGGGATCACCACCACCATTTCTGGACAATACAACTGAACATGGAAACAAGAGAAACGAAACTGCTTTTACTTTAGAAGTGACTATCAAAAAAGAAACTGCTTTAGAAGAGAAAAAGGATGGAACAGGTGATTCGCTGTTCTCCCATATTGTAGTTTTAATGGATTTATATGTGGACTCGGATTGTGAAGGTACATCAactatatatatggaaaattaACACTTGAAGATGTACTCAATGGCAAATGCAGACACAACTTTACTTATTTTACTACCAAGAAAAGGGGAAACgcctgaaatgaaaaaaacagaGGCACCCATATTGGTTGCCGCAAGAAATGGTATCACGAACATGGTCGAGCAAATACTTCAAAAGCTTCCAATGGCCATTAATGACAAGAGCAAAGAAAAGACAGAGACAACCATATTGCTTGCAGCAAGAAATGGTATCACAGAAATTGTTGAGCACATACTCAACAAGTTT
This region includes:
- the LOC126708593 gene encoding uncharacterized protein LOC126708593 isoform X2 — protein: MGEKNRPIQYDELALNLHKNTMTGEWKKVVESYEQHKLSAIDARINKSGDTAFHVAVSIAPEEKVQQLVREITGVSELGLWTKNNKGNTPLHVAASTGRLNICILLANKVTQDLDIQDLVIKDLFRNNVGESPLFLAAFHGYKPIFLYLHLLLLKASDTDIKSIDPAYRRNDGETALHCAIRWEYFDVAYEMLLKEPSLAYAVNEVGITPLHLLASKPSVFKSGSHNGWWKSIIYHCIYVEDLMPETTRQELIDSVINKEIHKSSETADNNFPKNYQTCIHFYQVLRSIAHSVIERCKVSSQKKERCKAQTADVESPKPNVSNVTDQSVQKDSTESLHQFLRRHYEGCFTIFHLLYTIFIRIILGLGYEGIRSRKRKHVYSVQIMKILMESTSKEAKSDFTSGTNPHQTINQQDWMPEGSPPPFLDNTTEHGNKRNETAFTLEVTIKKETALEEKKDGTDTTLLILLPRKGETPEMKKTEAPILVAARNGITNMVEQILQKLPMAINDKSKEKTETTILLAARNGITEIVEHILNKFPLAIDDKSEGQNIVLLAAKNRQTHVLQLLLEQEFVKRKLIHEVDSDENNALHLAAQIGKQRPWLIPGAALQMQWEIKWYEFVKDNMPQHFCYQVNKEGKTPEEIFSETHEDLVKQGGEWLNKTSESCSVVAALIATVAFASSTTIPGNINEENGKPNLESHSMLTIFAVSSLIALCFSITALFSFLAILTSRYEQKDFRRDLPKKLLLGLTSLLVSITSMLVSFCAGHYFMLKNKLKDKAFPVYAATCLPIVFFAIQQLPLYVDIVWASFKNVPRSSYKAISL
- the LOC126708593 gene encoding uncharacterized protein LOC126708593 isoform X3 — translated: MGEKNRPIQYDELALNLHKNTMTGEWKKVVESYEQHKLSAIDARINKSGDTAFHVAVSIAPEEKVQQLVREITGVSELGLWTKNNKGNTPLHVAASTGRLNICILLANKVTQDLDIQDLVIKDLFRNNVGESPLFLAAFHGYKPIFLYLHLLLLKASDTDIKSIDPAYRRNDGETALHCAIRWEYFDVAYEMLLKEPSLAYAVNEVGITPLHLLASKPSVFKSGSHNGWWKSIIYHCIYVEDLMPETTRQELIDSVINKEIHKSSETADNNFPKNYQTCIHFYQVLRSIAHSVIERCKVSSQKKERCKAQTADVESPKPNVSNVTDQSVQKESLHQFLRRHYEGCFTIFHLLYTIFIRIILGLGYEGIRSRKRKHVYSVQIMKILMESTSKEAKSDFTSGTNPHQTINQQDWMPEGSPPPFLDNTTEHGNKRNETAFTLEVTIKKETALEEKKDGTDTTLLILLPRKGETPEMKKTEAPILVAARNGITNMVEQILQKLPMAINDKSKEKTETTILLAARNGITEIVEHILNKFPLAIDDKSEGQNIVLLAAKNRQTHVLQLLLEQEFVKRKLIHEVDSDENNALHLAAQIGKQRPWLIPGAALQMQWEIKWYEFVKDNMPQHFCYQVNKEGKTPEEIFSETHEDLVKQGGEWLNKTSESCSVVAALIATVAFASSTTIPGNINEENGKPNLESHSMLTIFAVSSLIALCFSITALFSFLAILTSRYEQKDFRRDLPKKLLLGLTSLLVSITSMLVSFCAGHYFMLKNKLKDKAFPVYAATCLPIVFFAIQQLPLYVDIVWASFKNVPRSSYKAISL